One stretch of Amycolatopsis sp. NBC_00345 DNA includes these proteins:
- a CDS encoding type I polyketide synthase, whose protein sequence is MTDESKLVDYLKRVTANLQETRERLRAVEAAEAEPIAIVAMGCRYPGDVRSPEDLWELVAQGRDAIGGFPADRGWNLDTLFDADPDAPGTSYVSEGGFVHDAGQFDAPFFGISPREALAMDPQQRLVLELAWETFERAGLAPHSLAKQPVGVFIGSGGQDYYDELPPSVLAGEVEDYLSTGNAGSVISGRIAYALGLEGPAVTIDSACSSSLVALHLAVQSLRQRDCSLALAGGVMVMSRPGPFLAFSRQRGLATDGRCKAFSDSADGTGWAEGAGTLLLERLSDARRNGHQVLAVVRGSAVNSDGASNGLTAPNGPSQQRVIRQALANAQLSASDVDAVEGHGTGTTLGDPIEAQALLATYGQDRPGTPLWLGSIKSNIGHAQAAAGVGGVIKMVMALRHGLLPETLHVTEPSTEVDWASGNVELLRSAREWTAGGRPRRAGISSFGVSGTNAHVIVEEAPAPEVTETVAPSWPADVAVPMPLAGHGSAALKAQAARLLSEMDGVSPLDLGFSLATSRSPLSHRAVVLSDDPKTAVAALAAGEHGPGLVTGTQVEGQTAFLFSGQGAQRPGMGAELAAAFPVFAEALDEVCAELDPQLDRPLKTVMADNPRLINQTGYTQPALFAIEVALFRLLESWGIKPDFLLGHSIGELAAAHVAGVLSLADAAKLVAARAKLMQALPGSRNASRSDSAEGGGGEMGGGAMVALQATEDEVLPLLTAEVSIAAINGPESVVLSGTEDAVAAVVAQFEGRKSSKLKVSHAFHSPLMEPMLAEFRAVAETLTYAQPVIPIVSTVGAELDLATPGYWVDQVRAAVRFHDGITTLTAHGVGRFVEVGPDGVLSALVRQIAESAVVIPVQRKDRPEAHTALTALAELFVSGLVPDWAAVFAGRGAQRAGLPPYAFQRKRYWIDARASRDAMTAAGLTSAGHPLLGAAVALADTDGVVLTGRLSVETHAWLAEHRLGDVVTVPGTAFLELVVRAGDQVGAGRIEELTLGSPLVVPDRGGVQVQVTVGAAGDDGLRAVTVHSRLEDEADEWTSHATGTVAPQSHRGGSALTEWPPAGAEPVTIDGLYDDFADTGLSYGPLFRSLRAVWSRGREIFAEVALPEDSEAERFGLHPAALDACTHALRVAGGGDGGVGLVPFCWTGVELHATGASALRVRFAPTTSDGFEITLADATGAPVATVAETVFRAFTTPVAVEAGPPLYRVEWARTVVSETTVDTSNVEVLDCTGKAGSAEETHSLTHRVLAKLQEWLATGHADDARLVVVTRGAVSVGGADVTDLAASAAWGLVRSAQEENPDAFVLLDLDSEAVAEDVLPQVLAAGEAQAAVRLGVLLAPRLVRAAPETEPAYFCPHGTVLVTGASGALGGKLAWHLVTEHNVRRLLLLSRRGTPELTRLATEIGELGVAVEVAQCDVADRAALAAVLATIPAEHPLTAVVHAAGVLDDGVVTALTPERVDSVLRPKVDGALNLHELTRDTALSAFVLFSSVSGVLGAPGQGSYAAANAFLDALAAHRVAHGLPGLSLGWGLWGEVGGMGGTLSAEEVTRLAASGVVPLSTVEGLALFDRALVVRQATVVPAKLDLPTLRRLDRIPKTLEELVGRAGRRVAAGAATAAEDSFAARLLGLPEADRGDAVLELVRGHAATVLGYSGAHEIEPSAQFQSLGFDSLTAIELRNGLTSATGQRLPATLIFDHPTPSALAAHLLFELAGFNDVKDSLPASNAGKGALTDEPIAIVGMACRLPGGVTSPEQLWELVAEGREAIGDFPADRGWDIDGLLDPSGRRPGTTYVACGGFVYDAGDFDPSFFGISPKEAPMIDPQQRLLLESCWEALERAGIDPASLKGSPTGVYAGVQYHDYLGASSAGSIVTGRVSYTLGLEGPAVSVDTACSSSLVAMHMAAQALRSGDCTLALAGGVTVMATPETFVEFSRQQGLAADGRCKVFSDDADGTTWSEGAGVVVLERLSEARRLGHPVLAVLKGSAVNQDGTSNGLTAPNGPAQQRVIRAALADAGLTASDVDAVEAHGTGTKLGDPIEVQALLATYGKEIAADRPLWIGSVKSNIGHTQAAAGAAGVIKMVMAMRQGELPATLHVGRPSTEIDWSSGAVRVLAEPVKWLPNGHTRRAGISSFGVSGTNAHVILEEGDRREVVSGGVPEHDGPVAWPVSGRGAAALRAQAEQIMSYVDEEPDGSLADIGLSLATTRGAFDRRAVLIGSRSPQFVRGLAALVDEEEARGVVSGIATGSGRTAFLFAGQGSQRAGMGSRLAEQFPVFATAYDEACAAVDTHLDRPIREIINGGEELGETRYTQPALFALEVALFRLARSWGVKPDVLAGHSIGEVAAAHCAGVLSLADAAKLVVARGALMQALPTGGGMVAIDATPEAVLEAAGDTVDIAAVNGPSAVVISGTADAVAAVAAKFERTKQLRVSHAFHSRLMDPMLAEFRAIAEGLTYAEPRIPVLSTVTGEPAELTSPEYWVGQVRAGVRFLDAVTRAAADGVTRFLELGPDTTLTAMADGCLDERPEGLVLASLLHKEQDEAVAALTGVAQLHVSGVNVDWAAVYEPTGARPVGLPTYPFQRSRYWLESTATAPGQEDHPLLGSVLDLADADGLLFTGRLSVGTHPWLADHVVGGSILFPGTGFVEMAIRAGDEAGCPRLEELTLEYPLVLPERSGVRVQFAVGAATADGDRTFSVHSRPEGAADGVPWTRHATGRLAKAGKAEKFDLAAWPPAGAEQVRLEGTYEELAADGLAYGPAFRGLAAAWKRDGEAFAEIQLPASVSDVDRYGIHPAVLDAALHTIGVSGAAGDEPALPFAWEGVRLHAVGATTLRVHVRPVGTGAVALDIADGAGAPVASVGSLLLRPMSAVPQPVVTGGGDQLFRVAWEQTDLDAVAEVTDWTVVGADPFGLTGALGAKASADFAGASGLLVLPAGGDDVHTELHRVLVLLQEFLARPEGSLLVVTRGAVATEAEENPDPVGAAVAGLVRSAQAEHPGRIALVDLGAGTPTGRTLAAVSASDEPQVALRSGTVLVPRLARAADAAGAPVWDAEGTVLVTGATGALGGAVARHLVTEHGVRHLLLASRRGADAPGAAELRDELIGLGAEVTLAACDVADREAAATLLAQVSPDAPLRGVVHAAGVLDDGVLTSLTPDRLDTVLRPKADAALTLHELTREADLTAFVLFSSAAGVLGAPGQGSYAAANAFLDALAARRRAEGLAGTSLAWGLWADGMGKALEDTDTHRINETGITALSTEDGLRLLDSATGSAEALLVPIALDTRVLAGTGDDDLPAVLRGLAGTPGRRAAQDAAEETESLAQKLGGLPVNKRVPTVLTLVRTHAAALLGHAGPEAVEPDRSFNEVGFDSLSATGFRNKLSLVTGLKLPVSLIFDYPTPRILAGHLVGELAPEPVAETTGTVTEQGVRDALAGLSLEQLRSAGLLDGLLELAGVRLPEDTGPEPEAVEAATIDDLDADALISMAIGGGDDD, encoded by the coding sequence ATGACTGACGAAAGCAAGCTGGTCGACTACCTGAAGCGGGTGACCGCGAACCTCCAGGAGACCCGGGAGCGGCTGCGCGCGGTCGAGGCCGCCGAGGCCGAGCCGATCGCGATCGTCGCGATGGGCTGCCGGTACCCCGGTGACGTGCGCTCGCCCGAGGACCTCTGGGAGCTGGTGGCCCAGGGCCGCGACGCCATCGGCGGTTTCCCGGCCGACCGCGGCTGGAACCTGGACACGCTGTTCGACGCCGACCCGGACGCGCCCGGGACGAGTTACGTCAGCGAAGGCGGTTTCGTCCACGACGCGGGCCAGTTCGACGCGCCGTTCTTCGGCATCTCGCCGCGTGAGGCGCTGGCCATGGACCCGCAGCAGCGGCTCGTGCTGGAGCTGGCGTGGGAGACCTTCGAACGGGCCGGGCTCGCGCCGCACTCGCTGGCGAAGCAGCCGGTGGGCGTGTTCATCGGCAGCGGCGGGCAGGACTACTACGACGAGCTGCCGCCCTCGGTGCTCGCCGGTGAGGTCGAGGACTACCTGAGCACCGGCAACGCCGGCTCGGTCATCTCCGGCCGGATCGCCTACGCGCTGGGCCTGGAGGGCCCGGCCGTCACGATCGACTCGGCCTGCTCCTCGTCGCTGGTCGCGCTGCACCTGGCCGTGCAGTCGCTGCGGCAGCGGGACTGCTCGCTGGCGCTGGCCGGCGGGGTCATGGTCATGTCGCGCCCCGGCCCGTTCCTGGCGTTCAGCCGCCAGCGCGGCCTGGCCACCGACGGCCGTTGCAAGGCCTTCTCCGACAGCGCCGACGGCACCGGCTGGGCCGAGGGCGCGGGCACCCTGCTGCTCGAACGGCTTTCGGACGCCCGCCGTAACGGGCACCAGGTCCTGGCGGTCGTCCGCGGCTCCGCGGTGAACTCCGACGGCGCGTCCAACGGCCTGACCGCGCCGAACGGCCCTTCGCAGCAGCGCGTGATCCGGCAGGCGCTGGCGAACGCGCAGCTCTCGGCGTCCGATGTGGACGCGGTCGAGGGCCACGGCACCGGCACCACCCTGGGCGACCCGATCGAGGCCCAGGCCCTGCTCGCGACCTACGGCCAGGACCGGCCGGGCACCCCGCTGTGGCTGGGCTCGATCAAGTCCAACATCGGCCACGCCCAAGCCGCGGCCGGGGTCGGCGGCGTGATCAAGATGGTCATGGCCCTGCGCCACGGGCTGCTGCCCGAGACGCTGCACGTGACCGAGCCGTCCACCGAGGTCGACTGGGCTTCGGGCAATGTCGAGCTGCTGCGCTCGGCTCGCGAGTGGACGGCGGGCGGCCGCCCGCGCCGGGCCGGGATCTCGTCGTTCGGCGTGAGCGGGACCAACGCGCATGTCATCGTCGAGGAGGCGCCCGCACCCGAGGTCACGGAGACGGTGGCGCCGAGCTGGCCCGCGGACGTGGCGGTGCCGATGCCGCTGGCGGGCCACGGATCCGCCGCGCTGAAGGCGCAGGCCGCGCGGTTGTTGTCTGAAATGGACGGTGTTTCGCCGCTGGACCTGGGCTTCTCGCTGGCCACCTCCCGTTCGCCGCTTTCGCACCGCGCAGTGGTGCTTTCCGACGATCCGAAGACCGCCGTCGCCGCGCTCGCCGCGGGTGAGCACGGGCCGGGTCTGGTGACCGGCACCCAGGTCGAAGGGCAGACCGCGTTCCTGTTCTCCGGCCAGGGCGCCCAGCGGCCCGGCATGGGGGCCGAGCTGGCCGCCGCGTTCCCGGTGTTCGCCGAGGCGCTGGACGAGGTCTGCGCCGAGCTGGACCCGCAGCTGGACCGTCCACTCAAGACGGTGATGGCCGACAATCCCCGGCTGATCAACCAGACCGGTTACACCCAGCCCGCGTTGTTCGCGATCGAGGTCGCGCTGTTCCGGCTCCTGGAATCGTGGGGGATCAAGCCGGACTTCCTGCTGGGGCACTCGATCGGCGAGCTGGCGGCCGCGCACGTCGCCGGGGTGCTGTCGCTGGCCGACGCCGCGAAACTCGTTGCGGCACGGGCGAAGCTGATGCAGGCGCTGCCTGGATCCAGGAATGCGTCACGCAGTGACTCCGCTGAGGGTGGCGGCGGGGAAATGGGTGGTGGCGCGATGGTCGCGCTGCAGGCGACCGAGGACGAGGTCTTGCCGCTGCTGACCGCCGAGGTGAGCATCGCGGCGATCAACGGCCCGGAGTCCGTGGTGCTGTCCGGCACTGAGGACGCCGTCGCCGCTGTGGTCGCGCAGTTCGAGGGTCGTAAGTCCTCGAAGCTGAAGGTCTCGCACGCGTTCCACTCGCCGCTGATGGAGCCGATGCTGGCGGAGTTCCGCGCGGTGGCCGAGACGCTGACGTACGCCCAGCCGGTGATCCCGATCGTCTCCACGGTCGGCGCGGAGCTCGACCTGGCCACCCCGGGCTACTGGGTGGACCAGGTCCGCGCCGCCGTCCGGTTCCACGACGGCATCACCACGTTGACCGCCCACGGGGTCGGCCGGTTCGTCGAGGTCGGGCCGGACGGGGTGCTGTCGGCCCTGGTACGGCAGATTGCCGAGAGCGCCGTGGTGATCCCGGTGCAGCGCAAGGACCGGCCGGAGGCCCACACCGCGCTGACCGCGCTCGCCGAACTGTTCGTCAGCGGCCTGGTGCCGGATTGGGCCGCGGTCTTCGCCGGCCGTGGCGCCCAGCGGGCCGGCTTGCCGCCGTATGCCTTCCAGCGCAAGCGTTACTGGATCGACGCCCGCGCCAGCCGGGACGCGATGACCGCCGCGGGCCTGACCTCGGCCGGGCACCCGCTGCTCGGTGCCGCGGTCGCGCTCGCCGACACCGACGGGGTGGTGCTCACCGGCCGGCTGTCGGTCGAGACGCACGCGTGGCTGGCCGAGCACCGGCTCGGCGACGTCGTCACCGTGCCCGGCACCGCGTTCCTGGAACTGGTGGTCCGCGCCGGCGACCAGGTCGGCGCCGGCCGGATCGAAGAGCTGACGCTGGGCAGCCCGCTGGTCGTCCCGGACCGGGGCGGGGTGCAGGTGCAGGTGACCGTCGGCGCCGCGGGTGACGACGGCCTCCGCGCCGTGACCGTCCACTCGCGACTGGAGGACGAAGCGGATGAGTGGACCTCGCACGCCACCGGCACGGTGGCGCCGCAGTCGCACCGCGGCGGCTCCGCGCTGACCGAGTGGCCGCCGGCCGGGGCCGAGCCGGTCACGATCGACGGCCTGTACGACGACTTCGCCGACACCGGCCTCAGCTACGGCCCGCTGTTCCGCTCGCTGCGCGCGGTGTGGAGCCGGGGCCGCGAGATATTCGCCGAGGTCGCGCTGCCCGAGGACAGCGAGGCCGAGCGCTTCGGCCTGCACCCGGCCGCGCTCGACGCCTGCACCCACGCCCTGCGGGTCGCGGGTGGTGGCGACGGCGGCGTCGGCCTGGTCCCGTTCTGCTGGACCGGGGTCGAGCTGCACGCCACCGGCGCGTCCGCGCTGCGGGTGCGGTTCGCGCCGACCACCAGTGACGGTTTCGAGATCACGCTGGCCGACGCCACCGGTGCGCCCGTCGCGACCGTGGCGGAGACCGTGTTCCGCGCGTTCACCACACCGGTCGCGGTTGAAGCCGGTCCGCCGCTGTACCGCGTCGAATGGGCTCGGACCGTGGTCTCGGAGACCACTGTGGACACTTCGAACGTCGAGGTCCTCGACTGCACCGGAAAGGCCGGTAGCGCGGAGGAGACGCACTCGCTGACTCACCGCGTGCTCGCCAAGCTGCAGGAGTGGCTGGCTACCGGCCACGCCGATGACGCGCGCCTGGTCGTCGTCACCCGCGGCGCGGTCTCGGTGGGCGGTGCCGACGTGACCGACCTGGCCGCGTCCGCCGCCTGGGGTCTCGTGCGCTCGGCGCAGGAAGAGAACCCGGACGCCTTTGTGCTGCTGGATCTCGATTCGGAAGCGGTCGCTGAAGATGTGCTGCCGCAGGTGCTCGCCGCCGGTGAGGCACAGGCCGCGGTCCGCCTCGGGGTGCTCCTCGCGCCTCGGCTGGTCCGCGCGGCGCCGGAGACTGAGCCGGCGTACTTCTGCCCGCACGGCACCGTGCTGGTCACCGGTGCGTCCGGTGCGCTGGGCGGCAAGCTCGCGTGGCACCTGGTCACCGAGCACAACGTGCGCCGCCTGCTGCTGCTGAGCCGTCGGGGCACGCCGGAGCTGACGCGGCTGGCCACCGAAATCGGTGAGCTGGGGGTGGCGGTCGAGGTCGCGCAGTGCGACGTCGCCGACCGCGCCGCGCTCGCCGCGGTCCTGGCCACGATCCCGGCGGAGCACCCGCTCACCGCGGTGGTCCACGCCGCCGGGGTGCTCGACGACGGGGTGGTCACCGCGCTCACGCCCGAGCGCGTCGACTCCGTGCTGCGGCCCAAGGTCGACGGCGCGCTGAACCTGCACGAGCTGACCCGCGACACCGCGCTCTCGGCGTTTGTGCTGTTCTCCTCGGTTTCCGGCGTGCTCGGCGCGCCCGGACAGGGCAGCTACGCCGCCGCGAACGCGTTCCTCGACGCCCTCGCCGCGCACCGCGTCGCCCATGGCCTGCCCGGGCTGTCCCTGGGCTGGGGCCTGTGGGGCGAGGTCGGCGGCATGGGCGGCACGCTCTCGGCCGAGGAGGTCACGCGGCTCGCGGCGAGCGGCGTCGTTCCGCTGTCCACTGTGGAGGGACTGGCGCTGTTCGACCGGGCGCTGGTCGTCCGGCAGGCCACCGTGGTCCCGGCGAAGCTGGACCTGCCCACGCTGCGCCGGCTCGACCGGATCCCGAAGACCCTGGAAGAGCTGGTCGGCCGGGCCGGGCGACGGGTCGCCGCCGGTGCGGCCACGGCGGCCGAAGACTCGTTCGCGGCGCGGCTGCTGGGCCTGCCCGAGGCGGACCGCGGCGACGCCGTGCTGGAGCTGGTGCGCGGCCACGCCGCCACCGTGCTCGGGTACAGCGGTGCGCACGAGATCGAGCCGTCGGCCCAGTTCCAGTCGCTCGGCTTCGATTCGCTCACCGCGATCGAACTGCGCAACGGGCTCACCTCGGCCACCGGCCAGCGGCTGCCCGCGACGCTGATCTTCGACCACCCGACCCCGTCGGCTTTGGCGGCCCACCTGCTTTTCGAACTGGCTGGGTTCAATGACGTCAAGGACTCCTTACCCGCGTCCAACGCGGGTAAGGGGGCCTTGACGGACGAGCCGATCGCGATCGTCGGCATGGCCTGCCGGCTGCCGGGCGGGGTCACCTCGCCGGAGCAGCTGTGGGAGCTGGTCGCCGAGGGTCGCGAGGCCATCGGCGACTTCCCGGCCGACCGCGGCTGGGACATCGACGGCCTGCTCGACCCGAGCGGCCGCCGGCCCGGCACCACTTACGTCGCCTGCGGCGGTTTCGTTTACGACGCCGGCGACTTCGACCCGTCCTTCTTCGGCATCTCGCCCAAGGAAGCCCCGATGATCGACCCGCAGCAGCGGCTGCTGCTCGAGTCGTGCTGGGAGGCGCTGGAGCGCGCCGGGATCGACCCGGCCTCGCTCAAGGGCAGCCCGACCGGCGTTTACGCGGGCGTCCAGTACCACGACTACCTGGGCGCGAGCAGCGCCGGCTCGATCGTCACCGGCCGGGTGTCCTACACGCTCGGGCTGGAAGGCCCCGCGGTCAGCGTGGACACCGCCTGCTCGTCTTCGCTGGTCGCGATGCACATGGCCGCACAGGCGCTGCGCAGCGGGGACTGCACGCTGGCGCTGGCCGGCGGCGTCACCGTGATGGCGACGCCGGAGACGTTTGTCGAGTTCAGCCGCCAGCAGGGCCTCGCGGCCGACGGGCGGTGCAAGGTGTTCTCCGACGACGCCGACGGCACCACCTGGTCCGAGGGCGCCGGCGTGGTCGTGCTGGAACGCCTGTCCGAGGCCCGCCGCCTCGGCCACCCGGTGCTCGCGGTGCTCAAGGGCAGCGCGGTCAACCAGGACGGCACGTCCAACGGCCTCACCGCGCCCAACGGCCCGGCCCAGCAGCGCGTGATCCGCGCGGCGCTGGCCGACGCCGGCCTGACCGCGTCCGATGTGGACGCTGTCGAGGCGCACGGCACGGGCACCAAACTGGGCGACCCGATCGAAGTCCAGGCGCTGCTGGCCACCTATGGCAAGGAGATCGCGGCGGACCGTCCGCTGTGGATCGGCTCGGTCAAGTCGAACATCGGCCACACCCAGGCCGCGGCCGGCGCGGCCGGGGTGATCAAGATGGTGATGGCGATGCGCCAGGGCGAGCTGCCCGCGACGCTGCACGTCGGCCGCCCGTCCACCGAGATCGACTGGTCTTCGGGCGCGGTCCGGGTGCTGGCCGAGCCGGTCAAGTGGCTGCCCAACGGGCACACCCGCCGGGCCGGCATCTCGTCCTTCGGCGTGAGCGGCACCAACGCCCACGTGATCCTGGAGGAAGGCGACCGCCGCGAGGTCGTCAGCGGCGGGGTGCCCGAGCACGACGGCCCGGTCGCCTGGCCGGTCTCCGGCCGCGGCGCCGCGGCCCTGCGGGCACAGGCCGAGCAGATCATGTCCTATGTGGACGAAGAGCCGGACGGCAGCCTCGCGGACATCGGCCTCTCGCTGGCCACCACCCGCGGCGCGTTCGACCGCCGGGCCGTGCTGATCGGCAGCCGCTCGCCGCAGTTCGTCCGCGGCCTCGCGGCACTGGTGGACGAGGAGGAGGCACGCGGCGTCGTCAGCGGGATCGCCACCGGGAGCGGGCGCACGGCGTTCCTGTTCGCCGGCCAGGGTTCGCAGCGCGCCGGGATGGGTTCGCGGCTCGCGGAGCAGTTCCCGGTGTTCGCCACGGCGTACGACGAGGCTTGCGCTGCTGTCGACACGCACCTCGACCGGCCGATCCGCGAGATCATCAACGGCGGCGAGGAACTGGGCGAGACGCGTTACACCCAGCCCGCGCTGTTCGCGCTGGAGGTCGCGCTGTTCCGCCTGGCCCGGTCGTGGGGCGTCAAGCCCGACGTGCTGGCCGGGCACTCGATCGGCGAGGTCGCCGCGGCCCACTGTGCCGGGGTGCTCTCGCTGGCCGACGCGGCGAAGCTGGTCGTCGCCCGCGGCGCGCTGATGCAGGCGCTCCCCACGGGTGGCGGGATGGTCGCGATCGACGCGACACCGGAGGCCGTGCTCGAAGCCGCCGGTGACACCGTGGACATCGCCGCCGTGAACGGCCCGAGTGCCGTGGTGATCTCGGGTACGGCCGACGCGGTGGCCGCGGTGGCCGCGAAGTTCGAGCGCACCAAGCAACTCCGCGTCTCGCACGCGTTCCACTCGCGGCTGATGGACCCGATGCTGGCGGAGTTCCGCGCCATCGCGGAAGGGCTCACCTACGCCGAGCCGCGGATCCCGGTGCTCTCCACCGTCACCGGTGAGCCCGCCGAGCTGACGTCACCGGAGTACTGGGTGGGGCAGGTGCGTGCAGGCGTCCGGTTCCTCGACGCGGTCACCCGCGCCGCGGCCGACGGCGTCACCCGCTTCCTGGAGCTGGGCCCGGACACCACACTCACGGCGATGGCCGACGGCTGCCTCGACGAGCGTCCCGAAGGACTGGTGCTCGCTTCGTTGCTGCACAAGGAGCAGGACGAGGCGGTGGCCGCGCTGACCGGCGTCGCGCAGCTGCACGTCAGCGGCGTCAACGTCGACTGGGCCGCGGTGTACGAGCCGACCGGCGCCCGTCCGGTCGGGCTGCCGACCTACCCGTTCCAGCGCAGCCGCTACTGGCTGGAGAGCACCGCGACCGCGCCCGGCCAGGAGGACCACCCGCTGCTGGGCTCGGTCCTGGACCTGGCCGACGCCGACGGGCTGCTGTTCACCGGGCGGCTGTCGGTCGGCACGCACCCGTGGCTGGCCGACCACGTCGTCGGCGGCTCGATCCTGTTCCCCGGCACCGGGTTCGTCGAGATGGCGATCCGCGCCGGTGACGAGGCCGGCTGCCCGCGCCTGGAGGAGCTGACCCTGGAGTACCCGCTGGTCCTGCCCGAGCGCTCCGGCGTGCGGGTGCAGTTCGCGGTCGGCGCGGCCACGGCGGACGGCGACCGGACGTTCAGCGTGCACTCGCGGCCGGAGGGCGCGGCCGACGGCGTTCCGTGGACGCGGCACGCCACCGGACGGCTGGCGAAGGCGGGCAAGGCGGAGAAGTTCGACCTCGCCGCCTGGCCGCCCGCGGGTGCCGAGCAGGTGCGGCTCGAAGGCACGTACGAGGAGCTGGCCGCCGACGGCCTGGCGTACGGGCCCGCGTTCCGCGGTCTTGCCGCCGCCTGGAAGCGCGACGGTGAGGCCTTCGCCGAGATCCAGCTCCCGGCCTCGGTGTCCGATGTGGACCGTTACGGTATCCACCCGGCGGTGCTCGACGCGGCGCTGCACACGATCGGCGTCTCCGGTGCGGCCGGGGACGAGCCGGCGCTGCCGTTCGCCTGGGAGGGCGTCCGGCTGCACGCGGTGGGGGCGACGACCCTGCGGGTGCACGTCCGGCCGGTCGGCACCGGCGCGGTGGCGCTGGACATCGCGGACGGGGCCGGCGCGCCGGTCGCTTCGGTGGGCTCGCTGCTGCTGCGGCCGATGTCCGCGGTGCCGCAGCCGGTCGTGACGGGCGGCGGAGACCAGCTGTTCCGGGTCGCCTGGGAGCAGACCGACCTCGACGCCGTCGCGGAGGTCACCGACTGGACCGTGGTGGGTGCCGACCCGTTCGGCCTCACCGGCGCGCTGGGCGCGAAGGCTTCGGCCGACTTCGCCGGGGCCAGTGGCCTGCTCGTGCTGCCTGCGGGCGGTGACGACGTGCACACCGAGCTGCACCGGGTTCTGGTTCTGCTGCAGGAATTCCTGGCCCGGCCCGAAGGCTCGCTGCTCGTCGTGACCCGCGGTGCGGTGGCCACGGAGGCGGAGGAGAACCCCGACCCGGTCGGTGCCGCGGTGGCCGGTTTGGTGCGCTCGGCGCAGGCCGAGCACCCGGGCCGCATCGCGCTCGTCGACCTCGGCGCGGGCACCCCGACCGGCCGCACGCTGGCCGCGGTGTCGGCGTCGGACGAGCCGCAGGTGGCCCTGCGCTCCGGCACGGTGCTGGTGCCGCGCCTGGCACGGGCGGCCGACGCGGCGGGGGCCCCGGTCTGGGACGCCGAGGGCACGGTGCTCGTCACCGGCGCCACCGGGGCACTGGGCGGCGCCGTCGCCCGGCACCTGGTCACCGAGCACGGCGTGCGGCACCTGCTGCTCGCCAGCCGGCGCGGGGCCGACGCCCCGGGGGCGGCGGAGCTGCGGGACGAGCTGATCGGGCTCGGCGCCGAAGTCACGCTGGCCGCCTGCGATGTGGCCGACCGGGAAGCGGCAGCGACTCTGCTGGCGCAGGTTTCCCCGGACGCGCCGCTGCGCGGTGTGGTGCACGCCGCCGGTGTGCTCGACGACGGCGTGCTGACGTCGCTGACCCCCGATCGGCTGGACACCGTGCTCCGGCCCAAGGCCGACGCGGCGCTCACCCTGCACGAGCTGACCCGTGAAGCGGACCTCACGGCGTTTGTGCTGTTCTCCTCGGCCGCCGGGGTGCTCGGCGCGCCGGGCCAGGGCAGTTACGCCGCGGCGAACGCCTTCCTCGACGCGCTGGCGGCCCGCCGCCGGGCCGAGGGGCTGGCAGGCACGTCACTCGCGTGGGGCCTGTGGGCCGACGGTATGGGCAAGGCGCTGGAGGACACCGACACGCACCGGATCAACGAGACCGGCATCACCGCACTGTCCACTGAGGACGGCCTGCGGCTGCTGGACTCGGCGACGGGCTCGGCCGAGGCACTCCTGGTGCCGATCGCGCTCGACACCCGGGTACTGGCGGGCACGGGCGACGACGACCTCCCGGCCGTGCTGCGCGGCCTGGCGGGCACCCCGGGCCGTCGCGCGGCCCAGGACGCGGCGGAGGAAACCGAGTCGCTCGCGCAGAAGCTGGGCGGGCTGCCGGTGAACAAGCGCGTCCCGACCGTGCTCACCCTGGTGCGGACGCATGCCGCCGCGCTGCTCGGCCACGCCGGGCCGGAGGCGGTGGAGCCGGACCGCTCGTTCAACGAGGTCGGGTTCGACTCCCTGTCGGCGACCGGGTTCCGGAACAAGCTCAGCCTCGTCACCGGGCTGAAACTTCCCGTCAGCCTGATCTTCGACTACCCGACCCCGCGGATCCTGGCCGGGCACCTGGTCGGCGAGCTGGCCCCGGAGCCGGTCGCCGAGACGACTGGAACCGTTACCGAGCAAGGAGTTCGCGACGCACTGGCGGGGCTCTCGCTGGAGCAGCTGCGTTCCGCCGGGCTCCTGGACGGCCTGCTGGAGCTGGCCGGCGTCCGTCTGCCGGAAGACACCGGCCCGGAACCGGAGGCCGTGGAGGCGGCCACGATCGACGATCTCGACGCCGACGCCCTGATCAGCATGGCGATCGGCGGTGGCGACGACGATTAG